A single genomic interval of Spirosoma linguale DSM 74 harbors:
- a CDS encoding purine nucleoside permease (PFAM: purine nucleoside permease~KEGG: cja:CJA_0573 putative purine nucleoside permease), producing the protein MYLTKKLSLFGWLLFASLRMYGQATAPIPVKAVIVTMFEIGADTGDRPGEFQYWVERLPLSQTIPFPQGYRNLRYNPEKQVLGICTGMGTARSAASIMALGMDPRFDLSHAYWLVAGIAGIDPQDGSAGSAVWAEWLVDGDLAHEIDPREMPKEWSTGYLPLRRAKPYEQPVQDNDFTVAIHLNPGLANWAFDLTKNIKLADSETLQKMRAVYRDFPEARKPPRVMMGDHIAAMTFWHGKYLNDWANDWVKYWTKGKGNFVTSAMEDTGTGQSLQWLTNAGKADINRYMVLRTASNYTMQPSGVTAAQNLTNGGKEVGERYTAYIPALEAAYQAGSTVVNKLVADWSVYKDKLPGK; encoded by the coding sequence ATGTATTTGACGAAAAAACTATCCCTATTTGGCTGGCTGCTGTTTGCCAGTCTGCGCATGTACGGCCAGGCGACCGCTCCCATTCCGGTAAAGGCCGTTATTGTGACCATGTTTGAAATTGGTGCCGACACCGGCGACCGGCCCGGCGAGTTTCAATACTGGGTAGAGCGGTTGCCGCTATCCCAAACCATTCCGTTTCCGCAGGGCTACCGGAACCTGCGTTACAACCCAGAGAAGCAGGTTTTAGGCATTTGCACGGGCATGGGAACAGCCCGTTCGGCGGCTTCCATCATGGCGCTGGGCATGGACCCCCGTTTCGACCTGTCACATGCCTACTGGCTCGTGGCGGGCATTGCCGGTATCGATCCGCAGGATGGCAGTGCGGGCTCGGCAGTCTGGGCCGAATGGCTGGTCGATGGTGACCTCGCCCACGAAATCGACCCACGCGAGATGCCTAAGGAGTGGTCAACGGGCTACCTCCCGTTGCGACGGGCCAAGCCCTACGAGCAACCCGTTCAGGATAACGATTTCACGGTGGCCATTCACCTCAATCCGGGTCTGGCCAACTGGGCATTTGACCTGACGAAAAACATCAAACTGGCCGATTCCGAGACGCTTCAAAAGATGCGCGCCGTTTACCGCGATTTCCCCGAAGCCCGGAAACCACCCCGCGTTATGATGGGCGACCATATTGCCGCCATGACGTTCTGGCACGGCAAGTACCTCAACGACTGGGCTAATGACTGGGTTAAGTATTGGACCAAAGGCAAAGGAAACTTCGTTACCTCGGCCATGGAAGACACGGGAACCGGACAATCGCTACAGTGGCTTACCAATGCCGGAAAAGCCGACATCAATCGGTACATGGTACTCCGAACCGCCAGCAATTATACCATGCAGCCGTCTGGCGTAACGGCCGCACAGAATCTGACCAATGGCGGCAAGGAAGTTGGTGAGCGGTACACGGCGTACATCCCGGCCCTCGAAGCCGCGTATCAGGCAGGCAGCACGGTTGTCAATAAATTAGTTGCTGACTGGTCTGTATACAAAGACAAATTACCGGGCAAGTAG
- a CDS encoding Beta-lactamase (PFAM: beta-lactamase domain protein~KEGG: mxa:MXAN_0432 metallo-beta-lactamase family protein), with product MRTLLTLLFFSGLIVSLQAQSAKKPGLLVTPLNKQVFVHTTYGLYKNEAVPSNGLIIKTKGGIVLVDTGWDTDTNTDNTRELLRWVSTNLHQPVRLCIVTHAHEDRVGGISELRKAGVRVVSTPLTAQKSVKLGFESPEAVLPNDTTFSIGNEPIRCYFPGQGHTPDNIVVWLPNQKILYGGCLVKSVAAFGMGNLADANLNEWGNSIQNLMTQFKSARIVVPGHDEWTDTRSLAHTLQLLKKHAEAKK from the coding sequence ATGCGTACTCTACTTACCCTTTTATTTTTCTCAGGACTCATCGTGTCTTTACAGGCACAGTCGGCGAAAAAACCGGGGCTTTTGGTCACGCCACTCAACAAACAGGTGTTTGTTCATACCACCTATGGTCTGTACAAAAATGAAGCCGTCCCATCTAACGGGCTGATCATTAAAACGAAAGGTGGCATTGTGCTGGTCGACACTGGCTGGGATACCGACACCAATACCGACAACACCCGTGAGCTACTCCGATGGGTCAGCACCAACCTCCACCAACCTGTCCGGCTGTGTATTGTCACGCATGCCCACGAAGACCGGGTAGGCGGCATCAGCGAACTTCGTAAAGCGGGCGTTCGGGTGGTAAGTACACCCCTCACCGCTCAGAAATCGGTAAAGCTTGGGTTTGAATCCCCAGAGGCAGTTTTACCGAACGATACGACCTTTTCAATCGGCAACGAACCGATCCGCTGCTACTTTCCAGGGCAAGGCCACACCCCCGATAACATTGTGGTGTGGTTACCCAATCAAAAGATTTTATACGGCGGCTGTCTCGTAAAAAGCGTTGCCGCCTTCGGCATGGGGAACCTCGCCGACGCCAACCTAAACGAGTGGGGCAACTCGATCCAGAACCTGATGACGCAGTTTAAATCGGCCCGGATTGTTGTACCGGGGCATGACGAGTGGACCGATACCCGGTCGCTGGCGCATACCTTACAACTACTAAAGAAACACGCTGAGGCTAAAAAGTAA
- a CDS encoding Inosine/uridine-preferring nucleoside hydrolase (PFAM: Inosine/uridine-preferring nucleoside hydrolase~KEGG: inosine-adenosine-guanosine-nucleoside hydrolase   ; K01239 purine nucleosidase), producing the protein MPKPLLMDHDGAIDDLLSQLLVLTMPDVELIGVTVTPADCYIEPALESAYKLLQLMGREQVPLGRGDYYGINAFPSEWRARPEIINALPLLINLPKSPDPYGYLSAPDLIIRQLSTATEKVTILMTGPCSNLVMALEKAPELKAAIAEIVWMGGAFRTTGNVQTFQHDGTAEWNVFWDPVCSQKLFSYELPLTLIPLDVTNHVPVTKKFLSTLASQIDHKLSNLTGQFWALTLDTIPSYHYTYFMWDILATSYLAMPEQFMIETAKANVSTRPPNAGQTYLDENGYTIRFATDVNVAYFYEYLLAQFRQ; encoded by the coding sequence ATGCCTAAACCGCTATTAATGGATCACGACGGGGCGATTGACGACCTGTTATCGCAATTACTCGTGCTGACTATGCCGGATGTCGAACTCATCGGCGTTACCGTAACCCCCGCCGATTGCTACATTGAACCCGCTCTCGAATCAGCGTATAAATTGCTTCAGTTAATGGGCAGGGAACAGGTTCCACTGGGCCGGGGCGACTACTATGGTATCAATGCGTTTCCGAGCGAATGGCGGGCACGCCCCGAGATCATCAACGCCCTGCCGCTGCTCATCAATCTACCCAAATCGCCCGATCCCTACGGGTATTTGAGCGCGCCAGATTTGATTATCAGGCAGCTATCCACGGCAACGGAAAAGGTAACCATTCTGATGACCGGCCCCTGTTCCAACCTGGTTATGGCACTGGAAAAAGCCCCCGAATTAAAAGCTGCTATTGCCGAGATTGTATGGATGGGTGGGGCCTTTCGCACAACCGGAAATGTTCAGACATTTCAGCACGACGGCACCGCCGAATGGAATGTATTCTGGGACCCGGTCTGTTCGCAAAAGCTGTTCTCATACGAGTTGCCCCTCACGCTGATTCCGCTCGATGTCACGAATCATGTTCCCGTGACAAAAAAGTTCCTGTCTACCCTAGCCAGTCAAATTGACCATAAATTATCCAACCTCACGGGTCAGTTCTGGGCGCTGACACTGGATACCATCCCAAGTTATCACTACACGTATTTCATGTGGGATATTCTGGCCACCAGCTACCTCGCCATGCCGGAACAGTTCATGATAGAGACGGCCAAAGCCAATGTCAGCACGCGTCCGCCCAACGCGGGCCAAACGTATCTGGACGAGAACGGGTATACAATACGCTTCGCGACGGATGTTAATGTCGCCTATTTTTACGAATACCTGCTGGCGCAGTTCAGGCAATAA
- a CDS encoding putative transcriptional regulator, Crp/Fnr family (PFAM: cyclic nucleotide-binding~KEGG: scl:sce4622 cAMP-binding protein) — MHSSLLRLKQLVQAIHPLSEQEWTAFSGIWHPYSAKRKEILTVANQQENYLYFVVEGVQHVYYFDDQNREATLIFSYPSSFGGVVDSFMLRHASRYYYETLTTSSFLRASYTDLETVMRHNRGVETMVRLGITGALSGVLERLVELQCYSSADKFRKLLQRSPHILQLVPHKYLARYIGVDPTNFSKFINSIKA, encoded by the coding sequence ATGCATTCATCTTTACTTCGTCTAAAGCAGCTTGTTCAGGCAATTCATCCGCTCTCAGAACAGGAATGGACAGCGTTCTCCGGAATTTGGCACCCCTATTCCGCAAAGCGAAAGGAAATTCTAACGGTTGCCAATCAGCAGGAAAACTATTTATATTTTGTGGTGGAAGGCGTACAACACGTTTATTACTTCGATGACCAAAATCGAGAAGCAACGCTAATTTTTTCCTATCCCTCTTCGTTCGGTGGAGTGGTCGATTCGTTCATGTTACGCCATGCTTCGCGATACTACTACGAAACATTGACCACATCCTCTTTTCTGCGGGCTTCCTACACTGATCTGGAGACAGTTATGCGACATAACCGTGGGGTAGAAACCATGGTTCGGCTGGGGATTACCGGGGCCTTGTCGGGCGTGCTGGAACGGTTAGTGGAACTACAATGCTATTCGTCCGCCGATAAATTCAGGAAACTTCTTCAGCGCAGTCCGCATATCTTACAGCTTGTTCCCCATAAATACCTGGCCAGGTATATTGGCGTTGACCCGACGAATTTCAGTAAGTTTATTAACTCCATAAAGGCATGA